In a genomic window of Quercus lobata isolate SW786 chromosome 4, ValleyOak3.0 Primary Assembly, whole genome shotgun sequence:
- the LOC115984694 gene encoding uncharacterized protein LOC115984694 produces the protein MSSVGNRNTKTIFNKKQKLEVQQQLKRLNKPALKSIESPDGDIIDCVDINKQPAFDHPLLKNHTIQMRPSSYPEGFSFHESNDVSSNSEPKVSQPWHLNGRCPEGTIPIRRTKEEDLLRAGSAANYGRKKHHSIPNADSAGITHEYALLAEEGDKYYGMMANMNVWNPHTQETNEFSVSQFWIAAGDPDQDLDTIEAGITVYENLYGDHQTRLFTFWTDDSYRTTGCYNLNCPGFVQVDNQIAVGATVTPYSIYGDTQRTLEFYVYKDINGNGDWWLKIAQRNFGYWPSSLFSLLSDSASSVQWGGEVTNLKLGEQHTTTQMGSGHFPEEGPGKASYFDRLNVIDGKTVLRGPRNSHTQTTNPNCYNIINYGDHFYYGGPGRNPNCP, from the exons ATGTCATCAGTTGGAAATAGAAACACTAAGACCATATTcaataagaaacaaaaactgGAGGTTCAGCAGCAATTGAAGCGCCTTAACAAGCCTGCTCTTAAATCCATCGAG AGTCCAGATGGAGATATAATCGACTGCGTAGATATAAACAAGCAACCAGCTTTTGATCATCCTTTGTTGAAAAATCACACAATTCAG ATGAGACCAAGTTCTTACCCAGAAGGGTTTTCATTCCATGAGAGCAATGACGTCTCTTCAAACTCCGAGCCCAAAGTGAGTCAGCCATGGCACTTGAATGGAAGGTGCCCAGAAGGAACAATTCCCATAAGAAGAACTAAAGAAGAAGATTTATTAAGGGCAGGCTCTGCAGCAAATTATGGAAGGAAAAAACACCATTCCATCCCTAATGCTGATTCCGCTGGAATTACCCATGAG TATGCATTGCTTGCTGAGGAAGGAGATAAGTACTATGGAATGATGGCAAATATGAACGTGTGGAATCCCCATACCCAGGAAACAAATGAGTTCAGTGTGTCTCAATTCTGGATTGCAGCTGGTGACCCTGATCAAGATCTTGATACCATTGAAGCCGGCATAACA GTCTACGAAAATCTATATGGAGATCACCAAACTAGACTCTTCACGTTTTGGACT GATGATTCATATAGAACCACAGGTTGCTACAATCTGAATTGCCCTGGCTTTGTTCAAGTCGACAACCAGATTGCGGTGGGTGCAACAGTCACCCCTTATTCCATCTATGGTGATACCCAACGTACACTCGAATTCTATGTTTATAAG GACATTAATGGAAATGGAGACTGGTGGTTGAAAATTGCGCAAAGAAACTTCGGATATTGGCCATCTTCCTTATTCTCGCTCCTGTCTGATAGTGCTTCATCCGTTCAATGGGGAGGAGAGGTGACAAACTTAAAGCTAGGTGAACAGCACACCACAACACAAATGGGCAGTGGCCATTTCCCTGAAGAAGGGCCTGGCAAGGCTAGTTACTTCGATAGACTCAATGTTATTGATGGTAAAACAGTTCTCAGAGGTCCCCGGAACAGTCATACACAGACAACGAATCCCAATTGCTATAATATCATAAATTATGGAGACCACTTTTATTATGGTGGTCCTGGTAGAAACCCCAATTGTCCATGA